The genomic stretch CTATTACAATGGCTGCAGTGCTTCTCCTCTTTAGGGGACGATTTCGAGTCCCTTGTCACCACTTTGCTTCAGTTACAGCAACTGACGCCAGCCCAGCTTCTTCACGCGGTTAAATCTTATCGGCCTGAGGTAGGAGAGAAGGGTCTCACGAAGCCAGCGATGAAATTTCTGATTGAGCTGCAACGCGATCCTGACCTGCTGTTCCGAGAACAAGCCAAACTTCAAGGGGGCAAAGAGCAAACGGCGGAGCCAGAGGCAGGGCAAACGGAGGGGCGGCCACGGACTCCTCGACAAGATCCACCTGATGAACATGCCTCCGCCGCATCTCCAAAGTCTTTCATGACATCACCGCGTATGGATGAACGAAATGGGGCGAACGGGATTTTCTTGGACCCATCCCTCACCCTTCCCTTCTCATTACCTACCAGTACCGACATGTTGATCAGTTACGGGGCCGGATGGGGTGGCACCAACCGGGAACGAGCACGCAAGTACATTCCTACTGTGCCTCCCGAGGTGTTGAGTCGGTTCGATCGTGACAGTTGACGCGATGATCGTTGCGCTGCCTGACCGTTGTGATATACCCCCGCGCTAGAAGTGATTTTTGTTTAGCGGCATTTGAATTCCAGTATATACATTTATTAAAACATCTCGGCCTTGGTTGCCGCATTGTTCTTTGTGCCCCTGAGATGTTACGAAAAGGTTGAATCTATGACATAGAGAAacttggaagaagaaaaaattggGATTGGGAATAGGTCCCAACGGAAGTAGACGTGTAGCAAGAAATTGCCAATTAAAATGAGAGGAAAGCCTAATCTATGAGCGAACCACCGTGAGATCCCACGCATCTTGCAAAGTACATAAGGATAATCATTAGGGTTACTGGATGCGGAGGGGAAACGAGGGGAGAAGGTAGCGTTGGAACATCTATATGAAACGAATCCCCGGGAAGGGACTGTCGTTTAATATACagctgggaagaggaggggggCGTTCCCCATTACGTAGTACTCGTTTAATGACATTCATTATACTAAGTTAATAGTTTCCTACTCCCCGTCTTGATAGGTagtatgcatgtatgtcgGTACCGACATACACCTTGTTTTCGACAGCACCTCCCGTTTCAGGCATGCCGAGGCGGGATTGGttcaaccaaaacaaaacaaatatACTCAAATTAGATAAATAATAGGTAACAAAAAATAACTTCCGTCTGTTCGGCAATCCACTCCTTCCAATAGTTGTTTTTCTCGCCGTGGAATGGGGAGTCCAGTCGGATTGAGAAACGAGCTGAGGGAGTTTTCTTATTAGCCATTGTGAATAGATTACCTTCCAGGTTAAGCCGAATCGAGCACTTGCAAACGAACTGGCCGCTccacttttttcttcttttctcggcCCCGATGCTCAAGGCAtcaatattttttttaattggGACTTCGTTTGACTTTTGATTCTCAGTCTGTGCGGAAAATAAAATTGTCCCGTGTGTCTCATCAGTCAATCCCGGAATAGCAGTCGGATGTCTTACTTGCTCGTATACCGATATATCGTTCCTTGAATGGATAGGTAGATGTCTAGTACTAGACATTGGACAAGACACAACAGGTACCGGTTATATCTATCATGTCTGTCGGACCGACCCGCCCAGAAATCGATAGATGGTATGCATTGCTTACTTGCTTGCTTTGCTCGGAGAATTTGGCCCGAAGCCATTCGATTGGCGATAAGAACGCCTGGActcgtcgtcatcaacaGCGCCAGTCCTACGCAATGATGCTCTAGTGGCCGGCGCCAGTCCGCTGATCCACTTCGTTCACTCTTTGGGACAAGGGTGTTATCCGCTTTGGGACACGTATCTACCTCCATCTAAGCTTCCTGCATATATAGATTCCTGTCCATATCAGTTTAGCATCGAATCTGTGCTCGATGAATTCGGCAAATCCTCGCTTCAGGCAGACACTTTACGCTCCTGAGGCACTCATgctctttcctcttcgagTTAGTGCCTTGCGGACACTTGTCCTGTTCTGGTAAGTGGctgttttcctcttttggGGCGCTTCCCTCTTTGGGAGATCCGGGGGTTGTAagttattattctttttcttttcttctctttcctttatttttttttttatcattaACATGGTTGATCACCTCCTTCTGGGTCCTCGACCTCTACTACTTGTACTGCCCCATTCTGCTCTTTCACATCCActccctttcttttgcctttccGATATGCCTTTGGTATACTACGACTGCTCTTCCGTCTCCGCATCGCTCTTCCTACTCCTCATGCATTAATTGCGCAATGGGGCTGTAAACCCGGTCTCTCTGTGCTACTCTCTATGTATTATATaacaccttctccaccgtgGATCATCACTGTTCCTTGGACCTGTCTTTGCTCGGACATCCCTCCGATCCTAATTGAGTATGCTACTCACATTGAAGCCGTCTTCTCAGAACGGGATCAAAGGCTCTCATGACTACGCTATCGTTCGTCAGTCTATTCCAACTCCTCGGTCCTCTCCGCCCTCCGCACCTGATCCCGCCGCGGCCATTGTAACATCCAAGAGACCCTCCGTGGACCACTCTATGGAATCTTCTCGTGGTGGCTTGCCACCTCCCTCGACTCTGGCATTGCCGCCGCCGGATGTtggcttctcttccatgaaTTCTGTGAATCAATCGCTGCCGCGCCCTGCGGCGCAACGGCAGAGCGCCGATGATACTAGCCAGTACTGGCATGCgaaggcggaggaagacCGGAGAaggcaagaggaagaacGGACCCACCAGGAATCGCTGCGTCTAGAGCAGCGGAAGATCGAACAGAGTATGCTTCGAGATTCCCTGCAAGCCGGCGTACCTCCTCATATGATTCCGCTCATCTTCGCGGGCATCAGCCAGAATGGCGTCCCCCAATCAGTCATAGAATGGGCCCAACAACATATGACACAGGCGCCTGCCGGTCCCCGTGCGCCACCACCTTCGGCACCGGCTCTATCTCATTCATCCCATCGGCGCAGCTTGCACGCCCGCGGAGAGTCTCGCTCCATTCCTCCTGGCCCTTATGCGGCTCCACCACCGCAACATGTCATACCTCCCCCGGGGATCCTCTTATCacaacctcttcctccttccggGCCATCACCCGCTCCGCAGCCACTCGGCCGGTCTCCATTACCCAATGGACCAGCTGATCCCCGGGGTCCGCCTATGCCCCGACCCAACCCTGGTGAACCGCTAACTCAGCAGCAACCTCCGATCAACTTGAGCAATGTTCATTATGCTCCGGGGTCATCTATCCCACATGTTCAACATGGAGGGAGCAAGCCGGATAGCCACCACCGTCAATCTCCATCCCTGTATTTTCATCACTGGGTCCCTCCAAATCAGTCCCACCCGAATACGCCCTCTGGAAGGATCCGACAAGAATCGCCCTTCGCATCGCAAGTTTCTCGTCGCCCAGAGAATATAAGCTCCCCGggacggaaaagaaaagctacCGGTCCTCACCAGCCGGCTCCTTTCCCGTCATCACGCCCTTCTGAAACAATTCCCGGTACTTATCAAGTCTCCCGACCAAGCTCCCCGGTTCCGCATGCCGACGTTTCGGTTCATAGCCGTCAGCACAGCGGCGCATCCGCCATGTATGAGCCCCGTGGCCTACAACAGTCAGGTTTTGAACGCGGTAGCCGAGCTGCGAGCCCAGCTCATCATGCGCAGAGTGTGATGCCTCCCACAGAAGACTCGGGTTTAAGGAAAGACTATAACCGAGTGGACGCTCCAGAACGTCGGGGCGAGGCGGCTCCAACGGAGAGTAGCGTGCAGTACCCACCTGCAGCGTCCCAACCACAGTATTCTTCCAGTATCGGGACTGCGCCCCCTGACTCGGATTTGGACAGCAGTCCCGGGCCCTCTCCGACTTCAGGGATAGCTCGGGCACCCACCCGGCCCGGTGACCATGGTGCTGCGCCCCCAAGGTAATCACCTGTGGGGTTGCACAAACAATTGTCTATTCTATACATGAACGACCATGTCGTCCCTCAGAGCAATTTATTGGTCGACGAAATAGATGACTTTACGAAGCAGCCTACCAAAAgcatgttcttgttttcaaTCAGCTCCCCCTCTCTCAGAACCCGACTCTCCTtgatattctctttgtccTCCACCAATCCATCCCACCTTCTACAGTGGTCCCACATGTATATCAATCACCCCTCCCGACTGGCTCGCGGAAGGCATCTATCTACATATGACATATTATCTCCTGTATTTACTGGATCAGTTACCAGCGCTTGACGTGCGGTGCTAGATGCtcaagaaagcaagaaataaagaaataaatcaATCAACGATATCAAACACAGAATTGGCCTTTCTAGAATCCTTCTAGAACCGAAGTCTCTAAATGTTTATGTAATAAATTCCTGAAACGTCCATAAGGCCCAAGCGTTTTTTACAAATACATACTactctactccgtacctcaGGGGTGACACTACTTAATACTAGTTTCCTAGCTCCCCACCCTCTTCTGTATGCAAAACTGGTCATGTTATATTTTCatatttttcccttttaatCCCCTCGATTCGGGcaacaaaagagaagaatagaTACACAGTCAAATAGATATAGAATTGTTTAGACACACACCGTAGGAGACAAAAGGGAAGGGGTATCAGGGATAACAgtgttcttcttgctgtgACTTTGATATATaggacaaaaagaaaagaaaaagaaaagatagacAGACAcagagagacagagaaggACAGATACAGACATCAATTGAGAAAACAGACAAACAACGAATGGTGGGACAAGTACGTGCTGTGCAGGGAATGTAATGTGAAGATGATAACATAATGACAAAATGAGGCTTGCAAACGAGTAGTACTGATAATGAAATTCGCAGTGTGGGAACGAGTTGTGTGTGTCACCGAAGACGAGGGTCTTGGTGTTGGTTTGAGTTGTGGGTTCAAATGAGCGAGAGACAAACAAGGGTCGATTGATCGACCGTGAAGGAGTGTTCTGGGTCGCGTGACGGATGATGTGTTGATTTGAATGTAGAGTCTCGCGGTATACTAGATTAAGTTTTTTGACGGGCTTTGTTGTATTAGGGAAAGGGACCGGGACGGGACTCGAGGGAGAGAATATATTAGGGGCGTAGTGTGATGGAGTGAGTCCCGTGTTGGAGGTGTAAAAGATGGTCCATGTCTTGTGTTTAGCTGTATAGTATGTGCATCCGGTCCCTGGTGTAGATTCGTACGACTTGAAAGTCGTGCTGAGTTCGTGATGTGAAACTGTATTAGGGTAAGAAGGCGTTCGTGGGCAAAAGAAGGTTGACTTTTGTCCGAGATCATAATAATCATGCGAGTTCAATCGTCCATCAATGGTTTCGAAGCTGGTATAGCCTCGAGATAATTATGTATTATAATGGAGGGCCGTAAAATAATATATGGAAGGTAGAAGGCATTTCTACCATGTCATCACATCACACGTCACGTCACAACATCATCGAAACCTTGAATGTTTCAAGCCCTGCCTTAGACAAGGGCCTTTTTACGACGGTGGACTTTCCATTCTGCCTTTGCGACACGCATGAATAATTCAACGTCCTTTATTGGAACCCAGCTGGTAAGCACCTTCATGGCGTTCTCAAAGTCCGATTCAAGGATAATTTCCCGCATGCCATCAATCAGAGCCGCCGATGTTGCATGGAGGACATCCAAACCCTTGCCAAAGGCACTTGCGCCGGGGCCCTCGGTCTTCACGCCTGGGCCAGCTGGATCCTCAGCGTCGCCAAGGAGCATAAAGACATCCCACACACGCAACTGGGCTGGGAATGGGATAGAGTAATTGAAGAGAGTGAGATACCAACGTGTACCGTACGCAGTAGGCGGGATTCCGAGTTCATTCAGCTTCATGGAgacctctcctccctccaGCCACCCCCGTTCAAAGTCAGCCAGAGCCTCCATCAGTCCTTCGAAGCCTGACCGGTATAGCTGCTCCAGTCCTCGTAGCTGCCATAGACGGACGAGCATGATAAAGGCGTGTTCCTCATCGTAGTAAGCAAGAAGGGTTGCAGCAAGGGCTGCCATGCCCTGAACATAGCCTGTATCTGGGAAATACAAAGACATCGCGTGCAGCACGCGGAATAGCAGGCGTTGGCCGCCACGATACCGCCGACGAAACATGATATGGCTAGTTATGGTCCTTGGGACATCGATATCGATTTGTACGTCGTCGGGTGACGATATTAACTGGTACTCATTGTAAGCGTCAATGAGCTCCTCCACCGTAGGACTATCACTGCGCTTTTTGGCGCTTGCCTCTAGAAAGGCGTACCAGGCAGTCGATCTCCATCGGTCAGGTATGCCTTTCCATGTCCGTTCAATAAGCTTGGAGCTCTTCGTGTCAAACTCGAATGTCATGCCACCGCCAGCTCTGCTACTCTTTGTCGGCCtcgccatcttcgtccatttGTCTTCCCTTCGCCACTCTCTCTTCCTGGCCGCACGCCTAGCAGCTGTGCTGACACTTCCTCCGTTGGCATCGACCGGGTGTGTGAGCATGTCGGCGGCCTCGTCTTTGAATCGGCGGTCGCGATTGTGAGGAAGATGATTTGTCGCTTGACGAAATCGTGAAGTTGACCGTCGCACTGGCGAGCTATATGCGCTCTGCGACGACGAAGGGCGGACTGCTGGGGCAGAAATCTTGCGGTTCGGAGACCGACCCGCAAATGAACGGTTACTCCCCAGTGCAGACGGAGGTCGAATGGAATGTTTCCGACGGGGGCTTTCTGAGGCGAGGAGCAGACTCGTAGATACTCGCTGAATCGGACTGGGCTCCGTACCATCATTGGAGTTGCTGGTAGGAGAGCGAAT from Aspergillus oryzae RIB40 DNA, chromosome 1 encodes the following:
- a CDS encoding uncharacterized protein (predicted protein); this translates as MVDHLLLGPRPLLLVLPHSALSHPLPFFCLSDMPLSIPTPRSSPPSAPDPAAAIVTSKRPSVDHSMESSRGGLPPPSTLALPPPDVGFSSMNSVNQSLPRPAAQRQSADDTSQYWHAKAEEDRRRQEEERTHQESLRLEQRKIEQSMLRDSLQAGVPPHMIPLIFAGISQNGVPQSVIEWAQQHMTQAPAGPRAPPPSAPALSHSSHRRSLHARGESRSIPPGPYAAPPPQHVIPPPGILLSQPLPPSGPSPAPQPLGRSPLPNGPADPRGPPMPRPNPGEPLTQQQPPINLSNVHYAPGSSIPHVQHGGSKPDSHHRQSPSLYFHHWVPPNQSHPNTPSGRIRQESPFASQVSRRPENISSPGRKRKATGPHQPAPFPSSRPSETIPGTYQVSRPSSPVPHADVSVHSRQHSGASAMYEPRGLQQSGFERGSRAASPAHHAQSVMPPTEDSGLRKDYNRVDAPERRGEAAPTESSVQYPPAASQPQYSSSIGTAPPDSDLDSSPGPSPTSGIARAPTRPGDHGAAPPR
- a CDS encoding putative TBC domain protein (Rab6 GTPase activator GAPCenA and related TBC domain proteins); its protein translation is MPSRVISADEDMLSRRVRLMYEKGDENVTDSEVARALAVENGVLWEEAGQTSEATSRFSGASVSGTETKSIVSSVGPEPAPSIKKEPNELAGGIEYWHNIKAGDVDRYGFIRSPTSNSNDAARRAARKREWRREDKWTKMARPTKSSRAGGGMTFEFDTKSSKLIERTWKGIPDRWRSTAWYAFLEASAKKRSDSPTVEELIDAYNEYQLISSPDDVQIDIDVPRTITSHIMFRRRYRGGQRLLFRVLHAMSLYFPDTGYVQGMAALAATLLAYYDEEHAFIMLVRLWQLRGLEQLYRSGFEGLMEALADFERGWLEGGEVSMKLNELGIPPTAYGTRWYLTLFNYSIPFPAQLRVWDVFMLLGDAEDPAGPGVKTEGPGASAFGKGLDVLHATSAALIDGMREIILESDFENAMKVLTSWVPIKDVELFMRVAKAEWKVHRRKKALV